Proteins found in one Candidatus Zixiibacteriota bacterium genomic segment:
- a CDS encoding lipopolysaccharide assembly protein LapA domain-containing protein: MTLLIIIVIAFAFNNVGTNQKIDVNLQPFYYNYTQVPLLTVVMWSVIAGMLISILLFILMYIKMAVGIRSANTKIRALESEMAILRNRPIEESVDLLKGLDSRKHEIKSVFDEV; the protein is encoded by the coding sequence ATGACCTTACTCATAATCATTGTCATAGCCTTTGCCTTTAATAATGTCGGCACGAACCAAAAGATCGATGTCAACCTACAGCCTTTCTATTACAATTACACCCAAGTCCCGCTATTGACTGTCGTTATGTGGTCGGTTATCGCCGGAATGCTCATCTCGATCTTGCTCTTTATCCTGATGTACATAAAAATGGCCGTGGGCATTCGTTCTGCCAACACTAAAATCCGCGCGCTTGAGTCCGAGATGGCAATTTTGCGCAATCGGCCGATCGAAGAGTCAGTCGATTTACTTAAAGGACTCGACAGCCGAAAGCACGAAATTAAGTCGGTCTTTGATGAGGTCTAA
- a CDS encoding tetratricopeptide repeat protein yields MSDAVLFLLVLLLGAICFYLAYDRMKANSVNSDSSQYVDSLKDLLDGREEAAFSKLRQVVAEDTNNLDAYLRLGAILRSNKQPERALQIHKDLTLRTTLSRNEKISILRQLAADYTALGEPSTAEKALRELISLDSRDRWAHASLLKLHEQSGNWDGAYETATHILKLESNKSKKPLARLKYLAGEDLFKKREYHKARVALKEAISLDPAYVAAYLAIGDSYYEEKRFEDAVNIWNKLITTFPEQGDKVIERLKKTLFELGRYGEIVDICQTILVHAPKNGEARRTLARLSEKKGDLTSAIEILEQIVEDTPDDQIALFELGRLYIEKGEKKKLDTLVRSLKRKSGAGFTVDGFTRSDMSRVSV; encoded by the coding sequence ATGTCTGACGCTGTCTTATTTCTTCTGGTCCTGCTCCTTGGAGCGATATGTTTCTATCTCGCCTATGATCGAATGAAAGCAAATTCGGTCAATAGCGACTCTTCGCAGTATGTCGATTCTCTCAAAGATTTGCTCGATGGAAGAGAAGAGGCGGCATTTTCAAAACTCCGCCAAGTGGTAGCCGAAGACACAAACAATCTCGATGCCTATCTTCGGCTCGGCGCTATTCTCCGCTCCAACAAACAGCCCGAGCGAGCCTTGCAAATTCACAAAGACCTGACCCTCCGCACCACCCTGAGTCGCAATGAAAAAATATCCATACTGAGGCAATTAGCCGCAGATTATACCGCCCTCGGCGAACCCTCCACTGCCGAAAAGGCATTGCGTGAATTGATCTCGCTTGACAGCCGCGACCGATGGGCCCATGCCTCGCTTCTCAAACTTCATGAACAGTCGGGCAATTGGGATGGAGCATATGAAACAGCCACCCATATTCTCAAATTGGAATCTAACAAATCCAAAAAACCACTCGCTCGGCTGAAATATCTTGCCGGCGAAGACCTCTTCAAAAAACGAGAATACCACAAAGCCCGCGTTGCCCTCAAAGAAGCCATCTCTCTTGACCCCGCATATGTTGCCGCCTATCTCGCAATTGGAGATTCGTACTACGAAGAGAAACGTTTCGAGGACGCCGTCAATATCTGGAATAAACTCATCACAACCTTTCCTGAGCAGGGTGACAAAGTTATCGAACGCCTCAAAAAGACCCTTTTTGAACTTGGACGCTATGGCGAAATCGTGGATATCTGCCAGACAATCCTTGTGCATGCCCCAAAAAACGGCGAAGCCCGTCGCACACTCGCCCGGCTGAGCGAAAAAAAGGGAGACCTCACCTCAGCCATCGAAATCCTCGAGCAGATTGTCGAGGACACCCCGGACGACCAAATCGCGCTCTTTGAGCTTGGACGGCTCTATATTGAAAAAGGGGAAAAGAAAAAACTCGACACCTTGGTGCGAAGTCTCAAACGGAAATCCGGAGCCGGGTTCACCGTCGATGGATTTACTCGCTCTGATATGTCCAGAGTTTCAGTCTGA
- the mutS gene encoding DNA mismatch repair protein MutS, which translates to MNEDNPSASHLTPLMRQYYAVKSQHPDKILFFRMGDFYEMFGDDAVQAAPILGIALTSRSHGPHDRIPLAGVPYHAAERYLAKLLESGLKVVIVEQTEDPKKAKGLVKRDVVEILTPGTSSFDLTTNNTPQSSSGLAAVYGNGSKNLGLACLDFTTGAFVVDEGSRDEMLERLKLFQPSEILIAESAVESELSRFLKQDYGASRLTPFSDWHFDFKTGERDLTAHFEVRTLEGFGLTNTRLAVSAAGAIVRYLKENQRDQLGHLTKISRLNDSEVMTLDYGTVRNLELISSLANGTAENSLFSVINLCQTTAGSRRLQQALLRPFKTKTKIELRQQGVAEFVTNRPLALQLREAMKRLPDLEKLAGRLGIGRISPRQLGGIRDGLVLAKELGALLVKASSEHSVSLCHALPDPTPLIVVLARALPDDPPMTANKGGIFNQGYSEKLDALNLSIKEARTYIASLQQSERQKTGINSLKVGYNQVFGYYIEVTRTHTNSVPPDYIRKQTLVNAERYITPELKEKEELISAAEEKIFSLEESLYEDLVESVACHIASISQTGELMAEIDLIVSLAELAVKNKYVRPEIYPDTRLEITNGRHPVIEAVLPAGEFIGNETIFLSEGKRIHILTGPNMSGKSTYLRQIGLIVILAHIGSFVPADSAAIGLVDRVFTRVGALDNLARGQSTFLVEIVETANILHNATAQSLVLLDEVGRGTSTFDGLSVAWSVVEYLNEHNKSRTVFATHYHELTGLAALYDTIANYQVAVKKWQESVIFLHKIVPGGCDDSYGIEVGRLAGLPRQAITRAKQILKLLESGKFSQSEIGKSVYVDKMQPTLFDAPPSAVETALRELDLDTLSPIDAFELIRRWHAELS; encoded by the coding sequence ATGAATGAAGACAATCCCTCTGCCTCTCACCTAACACCGCTCATGCGGCAATATTATGCCGTCAAATCCCAGCACCCCGACAAGATACTTTTTTTTCGTATGGGTGATTTCTACGAAATGTTCGGCGATGACGCCGTGCAAGCCGCGCCAATCCTCGGCATAGCCCTCACCTCGCGCTCACATGGCCCGCATGACCGCATCCCGCTTGCAGGCGTGCCATATCATGCCGCCGAACGCTATCTTGCGAAACTACTCGAGAGCGGACTCAAAGTGGTTATCGTTGAGCAGACCGAAGATCCAAAAAAAGCAAAGGGTCTCGTCAAACGGGATGTGGTCGAAATCCTTACCCCCGGGACATCATCCTTTGACCTCACCACAAATAACACGCCTCAGAGCTCCTCCGGGCTGGCTGCGGTGTACGGCAATGGAAGCAAAAATCTTGGTCTGGCCTGCCTCGATTTTACAACCGGAGCGTTCGTTGTCGACGAAGGCAGCCGCGATGAGATGCTCGAGCGTCTGAAACTGTTCCAGCCATCTGAAATTCTTATCGCCGAGTCCGCAGTTGAATCTGAACTTTCGCGCTTTCTCAAACAGGATTACGGTGCCTCGCGGCTGACTCCATTCAGCGATTGGCATTTTGATTTCAAAACAGGCGAGCGCGATTTGACCGCGCACTTTGAAGTGCGCACCCTCGAGGGTTTTGGCCTGACAAACACGCGCCTTGCAGTTTCCGCCGCGGGCGCTATAGTGCGCTACCTCAAAGAAAATCAGCGCGACCAGCTCGGTCACCTCACAAAAATAAGTCGTCTCAACGATTCCGAAGTCATGACTCTTGACTATGGCACCGTTCGCAACCTTGAGCTGATATCCAGTCTCGCCAACGGCACAGCCGAGAACTCTTTATTTTCAGTTATAAATCTCTGTCAAACCACCGCTGGAAGCCGACGTCTTCAACAGGCCCTTTTGCGTCCATTCAAAACAAAAACAAAAATTGAACTGAGACAACAAGGGGTTGCCGAGTTTGTCACAAATCGGCCGCTCGCCTTGCAACTTCGCGAAGCCATGAAACGCCTGCCCGACCTTGAGAAACTCGCTGGCCGACTTGGAATCGGACGCATCTCGCCCAGACAGCTCGGCGGTATCAGAGACGGTCTTGTTCTCGCCAAAGAACTTGGCGCTCTCCTTGTCAAAGCTTCAAGCGAGCATTCTGTTTCTCTCTGCCATGCCCTTCCTGACCCAACCCCGTTGATCGTGGTGCTTGCTCGCGCCCTGCCCGATGACCCGCCTATGACCGCCAACAAGGGGGGGATTTTTAACCAAGGCTATTCCGAGAAGCTCGACGCCCTCAATTTATCGATTAAGGAAGCGCGCACATATATCGCCTCACTCCAACAGAGCGAGCGCCAGAAGACCGGAATTAACTCGCTCAAAGTCGGCTATAATCAGGTCTTCGGCTACTATATCGAAGTGACACGGACACACACAAATTCTGTCCCGCCCGATTATATCCGGAAACAGACCTTAGTCAATGCCGAGCGTTATATCACACCCGAGCTCAAAGAAAAAGAAGAATTGATCTCAGCCGCCGAAGAAAAAATCTTTTCCCTCGAAGAATCGCTCTACGAAGACTTAGTTGAGTCGGTCGCTTGCCACATTGCCTCAATTTCCCAGACGGGTGAGTTGATGGCCGAGATTGATCTTATCGTATCACTCGCCGAGCTTGCAGTTAAAAACAAATACGTCCGGCCCGAGATATACCCGGACACACGATTGGAAATCACAAATGGCCGACATCCGGTAATCGAAGCCGTTCTGCCTGCCGGAGAGTTTATTGGAAACGAAACCATCTTTCTATCCGAGGGGAAACGAATCCATATTCTGACCGGCCCCAATATGTCCGGTAAATCGACATACCTTCGCCAGATCGGACTTATCGTGATACTCGCCCATATTGGATCCTTTGTCCCGGCCGATTCCGCCGCAATCGGACTTGTCGACCGGGTTTTTACCCGGGTCGGCGCCCTTGATAACCTTGCGCGGGGACAATCAACTTTTCTCGTCGAAATAGTGGAGACGGCCAATATCCTGCACAACGCAACCGCACAGTCGCTGGTCCTGCTCGACGAAGTCGGGCGGGGGACATCGACATTCGACGGTCTTTCTGTTGCATGGTCAGTTGTCGAATACCTCAATGAACACAACAAATCCCGAACAGTGTTCGCCACCCACTATCATGAACTCACCGGTCTTGCGGCCCTCTATGACACCATCGCCAATTATCAAGTCGCGGTCAAAAAATGGCAGGAGTCAGTTATTTTTCTGCACAAAATCGTTCCGGGTGGCTGCGATGATTCATACGGAATCGAGGTCGGCCGCTTGGCGGGGCTTCCGCGTCAGGCTATAACCCGCGCCAAGCAAATCCTCAAACTGCTCGAGTCCGGCAAATTCTCGCAGAGCGAAATAGGCAAATCGGTCTATGTCGATAAGATGCAGCCAACACTTTTTGACGCCCCGCCCTCAGCTGTCGAAACCGCACTGCGCGAACTTGATCTTGACACGCTATCGCCTATCGATGCCTTTGAGCTGATTCGGCGATGGCACGCGGAGCTTTCATGA
- the miaA gene encoding tRNA (adenosine(37)-N6)-dimethylallyltransferase MiaA, which translates to MSRLPAAISIDNLDVAEIPRIPIICGPTGAGKTDAALKLAEKYPIEIISADSRQIIKHLNIGTGKPTVAEQNKVPFHLIDVIEPGERYSAMRFLVDATRAIKDILGRGKMPVIVGGTGLYLNVLANGVIEIEEEEFAIRQQLEEDLNRLGANHMWEQLQAIDPLEAAKVHPNNTVRLIRALEIFRQTGKTKSDLIATGVYKKSGYLFDWYCLAQPREILYERINGRVDKMIEAGLLNEVTGLLTAGMGTKQALSAVIGYGELIRHIEGHYSIDEAIAMIKQNSRRYAKRQLTWFRNQVKSTFFTEGDSLTRLVAL; encoded by the coding sequence TTGTCAAGATTACCAGCCGCGATCTCGATCGACAATTTGGACGTGGCTGAGATTCCCCGAATCCCAATCATCTGCGGCCCAACCGGAGCCGGAAAAACCGATGCCGCGCTCAAGTTGGCAGAAAAATATCCCATCGAAATCATCTCAGCCGACTCACGCCAAATTATCAAACATCTCAATATCGGGACAGGTAAACCGACGGTCGCTGAACAAAACAAGGTACCATTTCACCTCATAGATGTCATAGAGCCGGGCGAGAGGTATTCGGCCATGAGATTTCTGGTCGATGCAACTCGAGCAATCAAAGATATTCTCGGGCGCGGGAAAATGCCAGTCATAGTGGGCGGAACCGGTTTGTATCTGAACGTGCTCGCAAACGGCGTCATCGAGATCGAGGAAGAGGAGTTTGCTATAAGACAGCAACTCGAAGAAGACCTTAATCGGCTTGGCGCCAATCACATGTGGGAGCAACTCCAGGCCATCGACCCCCTCGAAGCCGCAAAAGTCCATCCAAATAATACTGTCAGACTCATTCGAGCCCTTGAAATTTTCAGACAGACTGGAAAAACAAAGAGTGACCTGATTGCGACAGGAGTGTATAAAAAAAGTGGCTATCTGTTTGACTGGTATTGTCTGGCTCAACCCAGAGAAATCCTCTATGAACGGATCAATGGGCGAGTTGATAAAATGATAGAGGCTGGACTGTTAAACGAAGTAACCGGTCTGCTTACGGCTGGTATGGGCACAAAACAGGCGTTATCCGCTGTTATAGGGTACGGTGAGTTAATACGCCATATTGAGGGACATTATTCAATTGATGAGGCAATCGCAATGATCAAGCAAAACAGCCGTCGGTATGCTAAACGGCAATTAACATGGTTCCGAAACCAGGTAAAATCCACCTTTTTCACCGAAGGAGACAGTCTAACGCGGTTAGTTGCCCTCTAA
- a CDS encoding LysM peptidoglycan-binding domain-containing protein, which yields MTSRKLSELQRIFVAALVLFIIAIMSSCGGKTSAPSPVADESSSTESKPADTVSTGLVEIPPASIPVDKSIEKRIGHYGSSVYKTEPRKIDTSANEDSSDDGSGPAASNNEDDAKAVDDDIWRLFEIADDYYAMGVIANQEASWEEAQYYFEKSLGILANLDIEADSTAALTPEAKKYNTQLSNVISDYRVTLRSLGRLEEDAPPSVLIERFAALAPRLGSDSLQIYSNESQPVVYDLPVVMNERVKKSIVYFQTVAREAFVRFLSRSKRYEALYKDVLSQHGLPHDLVYLSMVESGFNPHAYSWARAMGLWQFIASTGRMYGLKRDWWLDERKDPVKSTHAAARFLKDLYTQFGDWELAMAAYNCGPGRVSRTRTKQGTDDFWQMNLPQQTKDYVPLIFAATIISKDPEKYGFFDIVYDENLNWEEVTINKCLDLKTVASEVGCTVEEIKALNPELLRNNTPPNVKDYVLKVPAGKKDMFLASYENMVSTQQTNWTKHRIRRGESIASIAAKYGVSKYALLEANAMTQKTKIISGKDLIVPVPTDTDYSDNRKSDKPKYAARNSVYTVRSGDTMWDIAKAFNTSVDALRRMNYLEGGARIYVGQKLKLLSDGVKMKGGDDDSGPVMAAKDPQKSSASGTSAGSNYTVKSGDTIWDIAKRFNITASSLRDLNGLNRSSAIYPGQKLKVGNGSADGIEFIIHRVQSGDTISRIARTYRTSISRILESNGLADANNLKIGDKLKIQKN from the coding sequence ATGACCTCTCGAAAGTTATCGGAACTCCAACGGATATTTGTTGCCGCGCTTGTACTTTTCATTATTGCGATAATGTCCTCCTGTGGCGGCAAAACATCGGCGCCATCGCCAGTTGCCGATGAATCTTCGTCCACAGAATCCAAGCCTGCCGACACTGTTTCAACAGGACTCGTCGAAATCCCACCTGCGTCAATTCCTGTAGATAAGAGTATTGAAAAAAGGATAGGCCATTATGGCTCATCGGTCTATAAGACTGAGCCACGCAAAATAGACACATCAGCGAACGAAGATTCTTCCGACGACGGTTCTGGACCTGCCGCAAGCAACAACGAAGACGATGCCAAGGCTGTCGATGACGACATCTGGCGGTTGTTTGAAATTGCCGACGACTACTATGCGATGGGTGTTATTGCCAATCAAGAAGCAAGCTGGGAAGAGGCGCAGTATTACTTTGAAAAATCTTTGGGTATACTCGCCAATCTCGATATTGAAGCCGATTCAACAGCGGCCTTGACCCCCGAAGCAAAAAAATATAACACCCAGTTGAGTAATGTCATTTCCGACTACCGTGTCACACTCCGCTCGCTTGGCCGCCTCGAAGAAGACGCTCCGCCTTCGGTTTTGATCGAACGCTTTGCCGCTCTTGCGCCGCGACTCGGGAGCGATTCCTTACAAATCTATAGCAACGAATCTCAGCCGGTTGTCTATGACCTGCCGGTTGTGATGAACGAACGAGTCAAGAAATCAATCGTCTATTTCCAAACCGTGGCCCGCGAAGCCTTTGTCCGTTTTCTCTCCCGTTCCAAACGCTATGAAGCTCTCTATAAGGATGTTCTCAGCCAGCATGGACTCCCCCATGACCTTGTCTACCTCTCTATGGTAGAGTCGGGCTTTAATCCCCATGCCTATTCATGGGCGCGAGCTATGGGTCTATGGCAGTTTATTGCTTCGACCGGCCGCATGTACGGACTCAAACGCGACTGGTGGCTTGACGAGCGCAAAGACCCGGTAAAATCGACTCATGCCGCCGCCCGCTTTTTGAAAGATTTATATACCCAGTTCGGCGATTGGGAGCTGGCCATGGCGGCCTATAATTGCGGTCCCGGAAGAGTCAGCCGCACACGCACTAAACAGGGCACTGATGATTTCTGGCAGATGAATCTGCCCCAGCAGACCAAAGATTATGTGCCGCTTATTTTTGCCGCGACAATTATTTCAAAAGACCCTGAAAAGTACGGATTTTTTGATATTGTCTACGATGAAAATCTCAATTGGGAGGAGGTCACAATAAATAAGTGTCTTGACCTTAAGACCGTTGCAAGCGAGGTCGGCTGTACTGTTGAGGAAATCAAAGCTCTTAATCCTGAACTTCTGAGAAACAACACCCCACCCAATGTCAAAGATTATGTCCTAAAAGTCCCGGCTGGCAAAAAAGATATGTTCTTGGCCTCATATGAAAATATGGTTTCGACCCAGCAGACCAACTGGACAAAACATCGTATTCGGCGCGGCGAATCGATCGCCTCTATTGCCGCAAAATACGGCGTCTCGAAATACGCCCTCCTCGAAGCCAACGCAATGACTCAAAAGACCAAAATAATTTCTGGCAAAGACCTCATTGTGCCGGTTCCCACTGATACCGATTATTCCGACAACCGAAAATCTGACAAACCGAAATACGCCGCAAGGAATTCGGTCTATACTGTGCGCTCAGGCGACACCATGTGGGATATAGCCAAAGCCTTCAATACCTCGGTCGATGCCCTCAGACGCATGAATTATCTCGAAGGTGGCGCGCGCATCTATGTCGGCCAAAAATTAAAGCTTCTTTCCGATGGCGTTAAAATGAAGGGCGGCGATGATGACTCGGGGCCGGTCATGGCGGCCAAAGATCCACAAAAGTCATCGGCAAGCGGTACTTCGGCTGGCTCTAACTATACCGTGAAATCAGGAGATACCATATGGGATATAGCCAAGCGATTTAATATAACCGCAAGCAGCCTTCGTGATTTAAATGGCTTGAACCGGTCATCGGCGATTTATCCCGGACAGAAATTAAAAGTCGGCAATGGCTCTGCCGATGGTATCGAATTTATCATTCACCGCGTCCAGAGCGGCGATACCATCAGCCGGATCGCGCGAACTTACCGCACGAGTATCTCACGGATTCTTGAGAGCAACGGCCTCGCTGATGCCAACAATCTGAAAATCGGCGACAAGCTGAAGATTCAAAAGAACTAA
- the mutL gene encoding DNA mismatch repair endonuclease MutL — protein MTAPAPRWIRPLSERLINKIAAGEVIERPSAVVKELVENALDAGATSIDVFIEQSGVGLIKIVDNGCGIAAEQIEIAFSRHATSKISNFSDLDSIQSYGFRGEALPSIASVSRMRMTSRPASQETAMEIRFEGGVLQSKLISSCVPGTIVEVADLFFNTPARRKFLKAESTESRHISRTMTALAIGRFDVGFSFTVNSRNIFSLPPRGTLGNRVSELLGGQKQFIEVTGERGPVKLHGFIGLPESSQRDRWGQYIFINGRLVQSITLGHAFAAGYGELLPRGQYPIGALLLTIDPSEVDVNVHPAKTEVRLSREREIHDTIHQLIKSVIRKDDIIPTFHSFAEPELQGRQLNALIFRPSLESSQYSQKQFSPSASATQEHTTGIRDDKSEFRVDPVTGEILDEPMPALPTFRDENLPQPANQITLPGSDTANEELSLVGRFADLYLLFQRGKNLLIVDQHTAHERVLFEQTLRDLERESMIAQRLLLPVQINLSPEQFALFDEAQLILKSSGFEASHFGGRTIMIDAVPAILSRKSPERITLKILDDIGSLRKTGYDLKKAVAQSVACRAAVMKGDKLSDREAVGLIQSLLRCENMYSCPHGRPTFVKITSRDLDRQFGRG, from the coding sequence ATGACAGCGCCCGCTCCACGCTGGATTCGCCCGCTTTCCGAACGGCTCATCAATAAAATAGCCGCCGGTGAAGTTATCGAGCGACCATCGGCAGTTGTCAAAGAATTGGTCGAAAACGCCCTCGATGCCGGGGCGACAAGTATCGATGTCTTCATCGAACAATCAGGGGTCGGTCTCATAAAAATTGTCGACAACGGCTGCGGAATTGCCGCCGAACAGATTGAAATAGCTTTCTCGCGCCATGCGACGTCAAAAATTTCAAATTTCTCGGACCTGGACAGCATTCAGTCCTATGGCTTCCGCGGCGAAGCCTTGCCGTCGATAGCCTCGGTCTCACGTATGCGCATGACCTCGCGTCCGGCCTCGCAGGAGACCGCGATGGAAATCCGCTTCGAAGGAGGCGTGCTCCAATCAAAACTGATATCATCCTGTGTGCCCGGAACGATTGTCGAAGTAGCCGATCTTTTTTTCAACACCCCGGCCCGGCGGAAATTTCTCAAAGCCGAATCGACTGAATCGCGCCATATCTCTCGAACCATGACCGCCCTTGCGATTGGGCGATTCGATGTCGGCTTTTCATTTACTGTAAATTCTCGAAATATCTTTTCGCTTCCCCCACGGGGCACCCTCGGCAATCGTGTAAGCGAATTGCTTGGCGGACAGAAACAATTTATCGAAGTCACCGGAGAGCGTGGGCCAGTAAAACTCCATGGATTTATTGGTCTTCCCGAATCGAGCCAGCGTGACCGCTGGGGGCAATATATTTTTATCAATGGCCGGCTTGTCCAGTCAATCACCCTCGGCCATGCCTTCGCCGCCGGATACGGCGAACTTCTCCCACGCGGACAGTACCCCATCGGCGCCCTCCTTTTGACTATTGACCCAAGCGAAGTCGATGTCAATGTCCATCCGGCCAAAACCGAAGTCCGCCTCTCGCGTGAGCGCGAAATTCACGACACTATCCACCAGTTGATAAAGAGTGTCATCCGCAAAGATGACATCATTCCGACATTTCATTCATTCGCTGAACCTGAGTTGCAGGGACGCCAGTTGAACGCTCTCATTTTCCGGCCATCGCTGGAATCATCACAATACTCGCAAAAACAATTTTCTCCCTCGGCATCCGCGACTCAAGAGCATACGACCGGCATTAGAGATGATAAGTCAGAATTTCGAGTCGACCCCGTAACGGGCGAGATTCTCGATGAACCGATGCCCGCCCTGCCAACATTTCGCGATGAAAATCTTCCCCAGCCAGCCAATCAAATCACACTGCCGGGTTCCGATACTGCAAACGAGGAACTAAGTCTGGTCGGACGCTTTGCCGATCTCTACCTTTTGTTTCAACGTGGCAAAAATTTGCTCATTGTCGACCAGCACACCGCCCATGAGCGGGTTCTCTTTGAACAGACCCTGCGGGACCTCGAACGAGAATCCATGATTGCCCAGCGCCTTCTTCTGCCAGTTCAAATCAATCTCTCCCCGGAGCAGTTTGCGCTATTTGATGAAGCCCAGTTGATATTGAAAAGTTCCGGTTTTGAAGCGTCGCATTTCGGTGGCCGCACGATTATGATCGATGCCGTTCCCGCAATTCTCTCTCGAAAATCCCCGGAACGGATCACGCTGAAAATACTCGATGATATAGGCTCGCTCAGAAAAACCGGCTACGATTTGAAAAAAGCTGTTGCCCAGTCAGTGGCCTGCCGTGCCGCAGTCATGAAAGGGGATAAACTCTCAGACCGAGAGGCTGTCGGCTTGATCCAAAGTTTGCTTCGCTGCGAGAACATGTATTCCTGTCCCCACGGACGTCCGACTTTTGTCAAGATTACCAGCCGCGATCTCGATCGACAATTTGGACGTGGCTGA
- a CDS encoding SPOR domain-containing protein — MKSFIFLCACFFAFPSLTHTQDIYSIIMRGDVAQARRILTSQTPANASIGDNLFFQSLLERRAVRSAELLKSAISKGLAPRFQEEAHLRLAQFYFAKHDAANLAKVSEAYRSQWPQGSLIADMTRFVVMADEWNSREKIALKTIDQFLLEHKRGPYVDLATIDKARLLASLKKQLASYKPLKDLARQKSGLGVSQALYLLTNDALAQGKTDDAVFYYNILREAYPSSIGLDAIVDNLAQADMSQDTKSAEKAARLTGTYYAVKIGVFSSKENAKRQVDLFNTYSEKMETEDKNISGKRYHIVYIGRFASFEKATTFKEMLEERNGEAYQVVAR; from the coding sequence ATGAAATCATTCATATTTCTTTGCGCATGTTTTTTCGCTTTTCCATCGCTGACCCACACGCAGGATATTTATTCCATAATCATGCGGGGGGATGTGGCCCAAGCCCGGCGGATTCTCACTTCGCAGACACCGGCCAATGCCTCAATCGGCGATAATCTGTTTTTTCAAAGTTTGCTCGAACGGCGGGCCGTCCGCTCAGCCGAATTGCTCAAATCGGCCATCTCAAAAGGACTCGCCCCCCGCTTTCAGGAAGAAGCGCATCTACGGCTTGCCCAATTCTATTTTGCAAAACATGATGCCGCCAACCTCGCCAAAGTATCCGAAGCCTATCGCTCACAATGGCCACAAGGCTCACTCATCGCCGACATGACCCGCTTTGTTGTCATGGCCGATGAGTGGAATAGTCGTGAGAAAATAGCCCTGAAAACAATCGATCAGTTTCTCCTCGAACACAAAAGAGGTCCCTATGTCGATCTGGCTACAATAGACAAAGCCCGTTTGCTTGCAAGCTTAAAAAAACAGCTGGCAAGCTACAAACCCCTCAAAGACCTTGCCCGTCAAAAATCCGGACTTGGGGTCTCACAGGCTCTTTACCTGTTGACCAATGATGCCCTCGCTCAAGGCAAGACTGACGATGCCGTCTTTTATTACAATATCCTGCGCGAAGCATATCCCTCATCAATTGGACTCGATGCCATTGTCGATAATCTGGCCCAGGCCGATATGTCACAGGACACAAAATCCGCTGAAAAAGCCGCGCGTCTTACCGGAACCTATTACGCGGTCAAAATCGGCGTCTTTTCAAGCAAAGAAAATGCAAAAAGACAGGTTGATTTGTTCAACACCTACAGCGAAAAGATGGAGACCGAAGACAAAAATATTTCAGGGAAACGTTATCATATCGTCTATATCGGTCGCTTCGCATCATTTGAAAAAGCGACTACCTTCAAAGAAATGCTCGAAGAGCGCAACGGCGAGGCCTATCAAGTGGTGGCTCGATGA